A single Biomphalaria glabrata chromosome 2, xgBioGlab47.1, whole genome shotgun sequence DNA region contains:
- the LOC106061890 gene encoding C-type lectin domain family 4 member M-like, whose product MGTLRIIYLGLITFLLAFIAEGYRIEEKSSSKSHPMEDKKVFSSSKSHPMEDKKVFSSSKSHPMEDKKVFSSSKSHPMEDKKVFSSSKSHPMEDKKVFSSSKSKKVEDTKKKTSGKNQLLQDTKKSSEKIKQLQDTKKSSEKIKQLQDTKKSSEKIKQLQDTKKSSGKNQLLQDTKKSSEKIQQLQATEKSSEKNQQLQDTEKSSEKNQQLQATEKSSEKNQQLQATEKSSEKNQQLQDTEKSSEKNQQLQDTENSSEKNQQLQDTEKSSEKNQQLQATEKSSEKNQHVDQGKNRWNKRAASNWDHTCYSFPSFVIERQQNTKMCLFWSKTVKTFPNARADCQARGARLGVFKGLEKITILARQGISMKRNIWIGLDDIKKEGTFVWHDGSILPVSEYRYLYFDFSQPDNAPGGQDCIYFWTLLRYLDDNYCSKFLYYVCEKVINIK is encoded by the exons ATGGGAACTCTTCGGATAATCTACCTGGGCTTGATCACCTTCTTGTTGgcatttatag CCGAAGGTTACCGCATTGAAGAAAAGTCATCAAGCAAGAGTCATCCTATGGaagacaagaaagtgttttcatcAAGCAAGAGTCATCCTATGGaagacaagaaagtgttttcatcAAGCAAGAGTCATCCTATGGaagacaagaaagtgttttcatcAAGCAAGAGTCATCCTATGGaagacaagaaagtgttttcatcAAGCAAGAGTCATCCTATGGaagacaagaaagtgttttcatcAAGCAAGAGTAAAAAAGTGGAAGACACGAAAAAGAAGACATCAGGGAAGAATCAGCTATTGCAAGACACCAAGAAGTCATCAGAGAAGATTAAGCAATTGCAAGACACCAAGAAGTCATCAGAGAAGATTAAGCAATTGCAAGACACCAAGAAGTCATCAGAGAAGATTAAGCAATTGCAAGACACCAAGAAGTCATCAGGGAAGAATCAGCTATTGCAAGACACCAAGAAGTCATCAGAAAAGATTCAGCAATTGCAAGCCACCGAGAAGTCATCAGAAAAGAATCAGCAATTGCAAGACACCGAGAAGTCATCAGAAAAGAATCAGCAATTGCAAGCCACCGAGAAGTCATCAGAGAAGAATCAGCAATTGCAAGCCACCGAGAAGTCATCAGAAAAGAATCAGCAATTGCAAGACACCGAGAAGTCATCAGAAAAGAATCAGCAATTGCAAGACACCGAAAATTCATCAGAAAAGAATCAGCAATTGCAAGACACCGAGAAGTCATCAGAAAAGAATCAGCAATTGCAAGCCACCGAGAAGTCATCAGAGAAGAATCAACACGTGGATCAAGGCAAAAACCGATGGAACAAGCGCGCAGCAAGCAATTGGGATCATACTTGTTACTCTTTCCCAAGTTTCGTAATAGAAAGACAGCAAAACACTAAAATGTGTCTCTTTTGGTCTAAAACCGTTAAAACATTCCCCAACGCCAGAGCAGATTGTCAAG CTCGTGGGGCGAGACTTGGAGTCTTCAAAGGTCTTGAGAAAATTACTATTTTAGCTAGGCAAGGGATCAGTATGAAAAGAAACATTTGGATTGGTCTAGATGACATTAAAAAGGAGGGTACTTTTGTCTGGCATGACGGAAGTATTCTTCCCGTCTCGGAGTACCGCTACTTGTACTTTGACTTTA